A stretch of DNA from Streptomyces gobiensis:
CGAAGCATCTGCGCAAGATCATCGGCGCGGTGCTGATCCCGTTCGCCACGGCGGTGGTGGCCGGCCTGATTGTGCTGTGGCCGGGTGGAGCGCCCGAGCAGGACGAGCAGACCGGGGTCGGCTTCGACCGGCAGATGGAGAAGGCCCGGGTGACCAAGGTGGAGGAGGTGAACTGCAAGGACGTCCACGCACAGCAGCAGAACAACGACGCCGCCACCGATGGTCAGTGCCAGCAGGCGACCGTCGAAGTGACCACCGGCCCGCACCAGGGCCGTACCTTCACCGCCGTCATCACGCCCGATGACACCCGGCGGCTGTCCACGGGACAGAACGTCGTGGTGGCCTACGCGCCACAGGCACCGGAGGAGTTGCAGTACAGCGTCGTCGACGTGGACCGGAATTTCCCGATAATCCTCTTGGCAGTCTTCTTCGCGCTGGTGGTCGTGGCGGTGGGACGGCTACGTGGTGTACTGGCGCTGGTAGGTCTGGCGATCACCTTCGCGGTGCTGACGCTCTTTATCCTGCCCGCGATTCTGCAGGGCTCGAATCCGCTGGTGGTCGCGGTGGTCGGGGGCAGCACGATCATGCTGGTGACGCTGTATCTGTGCCATGGCCTCACCGCGCGCACCTCGGTGGCGGTGCTGGGCACCCTGATTTCGCTGGTGCTGATCGGGCTGCTCGGCTCGCTGTTCATCGCCTGGGCGAAGCTGACGGGCAACACAAATGACCAGACGGCGCTGGTGCACAGTCTCTATCCGGATATCGAGATCCGCGGCGTGCTGCTGGCCAGTGTGCTGATCGGCTCGCTGGGTGTGCTGGACGATGTGACGGTCACTCAGACCTCTGCGGTGTGGGAGCTGAAGCAGGCCGATCCCACGGCGACTTGGCGCACGCTCTACACCTCGGCGATGCGGATCGGCCGCGATCACATCGCGTCCGTGGTCAACACCCTGGTGCTGGCCTACGCGGGCGCGGCGCTGCCGCTGCTGCTGCTCTTCTCGGTCGCCCAGGCCAGTGTGAGCACCGTCGCGACCAGCGAACTGGTCGCGGAGGAAATCGTACGCACCCTGGTCGGCTCGATCGGCCTGGTCGCCTCGGTCCCGGTCACGACGGGCCTGGCGGCCCTGGTCGTCTCCACGGGTCTGAGCGGCACGGAACCGTCCGGCCCCAGCGGCCGGGGAAGGCGGCGCCGGGCGAAACGGTAGGAGCCCGGGGCGGGCTGGTCTGGGCTGGGCTGGGCTGGGCTAGGGCGTTTGGCTGGTGAGAATCTTGGTCAGTTCCGCGTCAATGTCCTCAAAGACCGCCTCTTGGCCGATCGGGACAATACGGTCCGTACGGTCCAGGAAGGCGACGATCGGAGGCGCGCTGGCGCGGAAGAGGGCCTGTTCCTGGCCGACTTGAAGCTGGATATGGAGGTCACCCAGATATTCGGCGGCGACCGGGCGGATGTGCACATCGCCCTCGCCAGCCGGGTGGCTGATGCCGTCGATCAGCAGTTCACGGCTGAAGACCCAGGTGACGGGCGCGTCGCCGGGCAGGCTGAAGGTGAGCCGGACCGCGTAAGGATCACCGGCGTCGTAGTCGAGCCCCACCGGAATACGGAAGGAGAGCTCGTCCGAGGCGAGAAAGTTCATTGCGATGTGTGCCTGAACCGTGTCACTCATGCAACTGACCCCGTTTCCTTGCAGCTGGAAGCTCCACAACCGTGCGTTTTCACATCAGATGCTGCGCTATATGCGAGCGTAGCCGATGTGTCACACTCCGCAGTTGATGGGCGTGCCCAAAAAAGCAAAGAAACCGCCGCACAGACGACTTGGCTGACGGCTGTCAGCACGCTGCGGGCTTCTGCACCGGCTCACCCGGACGGCGGAGCGCGAGCCGGTGCCACACACAACCGACGGGCTGTCTACCAGTTGCTGCTGGAGGACGACGTCATGAACTTCCGTACGACGAAGACCAGCGCCGCGACGATCGCGGCGAACAGCAGCACCTTGAAGAGCAGGCCCACCAGGATAGCCAGGAGCCAGGTGACAACCTTGAAGACGATCAGCGCGACCACGATGATCCCGACCCACTTCACCCACGACGGCATCCCCGCGAAGGTCTCCTTTGTGCTCATGCTCAGTCCCTGCTTCCCGTTTCCGCCGGATGGTGGCCCGATTCCGCCTTCGATGCTAGGCGGTGCCAAAGCACCGCGGGAGTGCCACCGCCCCCGGTCCTCCCCTGACCGGACCCCTAAGGGAGCTGCCGCGGCGCCTCAGCTCTCCGGAGGAGAGAAGACCACCATGACGCGCAGATCCTCGGTGATGTGGTGGAACTTATGCGGTACCCCGGCCGGCACATAGACCACGCTGCCCCGCGCCACCGGCGTTGTCTCATCGCCCACCGTGATCGATGCGCGGCCGCTGACCACGAAATACACCTCGTCCTGACGGTGCGGCCGCTGCGGATCCTGGGCGCCCTTGTCCAGCGCGTAGAGCCCGACCGACATGTTCCGTTCCCGCAGAAACTGCAGATACGCACCATCGTTGGCGGCCCGCTCCGCCTCCAGCTCCTCCAGCCGGAACGCTTTCATCTCCGCTGCCCCCTGCCCTGTCCCCGGTCATTTCTGGAACGATCTCACCCATGAAGAGTTTCCTCATCAAAACGATCGCCAACGCGATCGCCCTGGCGGTCGCCGTCTGGCTGCTGAGCGACATCACGCTCACCGGCGATGACACCACCAGCAGGACCATCACCC
This window harbors:
- a CDS encoding YibE/F family protein, with the translated sequence MDHSHSHHHGPAAPVSKHLRKIIGAVLIPFATAVVAGLIVLWPGGAPEQDEQTGVGFDRQMEKARVTKVEEVNCKDVHAQQQNNDAATDGQCQQATVEVTTGPHQGRTFTAVITPDDTRRLSTGQNVVVAYAPQAPEELQYSVVDVDRNFPIILLAVFFALVVVAVGRLRGVLALVGLAITFAVLTLFILPAILQGSNPLVVAVVGGSTIMLVTLYLCHGLTARTSVAVLGTLISLVLIGLLGSLFIAWAKLTGNTNDQTALVHSLYPDIEIRGVLLASVLIGSLGVLDDVTVTQTSAVWELKQADPTATWRTLYTSAMRIGRDHIASVVNTLVLAYAGAALPLLLLFSVAQASVSTVATSELVAEEIVRTLVGSIGLVASVPVTTGLAALVVSTGLSGTEPSGPSGRGRRRRAKR
- a CDS encoding SsgA family sporulation/cell division regulator gives rise to the protein MSDTVQAHIAMNFLASDELSFRIPVGLDYDAGDPYAVRLTFSLPGDAPVTWVFSRELLIDGISHPAGEGDVHIRPVAAEYLGDLHIQLQVGQEQALFRASAPPIVAFLDRTDRIVPIGQEAVFEDIDAELTKILTSQTP
- a CDS encoding DUF5326 family protein — its product is MSTKETFAGMPSWVKWVGIIVVALIVFKVVTWLLAILVGLLFKVLLFAAIVAALVFVVRKFMTSSSSSNW
- a CDS encoding cupin domain-containing protein gives rise to the protein MKAFRLEELEAERAANDGAYLQFLRERNMSVGLYALDKGAQDPQRPHRQDEVYFVVSGRASITVGDETTPVARGSVVYVPAGVPHKFHHITEDLRVMVVFSPPES